From a region of the Bacillota bacterium genome:
- a CDS encoding DNA polymerase III subunit alpha, producing MRQGGVHLHVHSGFSFLDGASAVEELVAEAARLEMPALALTDHHGVYGAVRFAQACHRHGIKPIVGAEVTLEDGLHLTLLCEHRKGYANLCQLLTRAHLQSPRGKAQVRLEWLERYAEGLIALTGCRLGRLTYLLRAQRYLEARQWLETLRAVFGKENLFVELQHTRKPGDAWIVARQIEAAQSLQLPVVATANVHYATADRFPAHDLLTCARLGVTVSEAHPLRPINDCNTLADALSWQKRYRDCPEAWQNSLLLAERCAADVVPLGRDLFPRFPLPHGQTAERMLQQLVREGAKQRYPSITDQVRRRLRRELHVICTLGYADFFLAVWELTRFAREQHIRWAARGSVSDSAVAYCLGISDIDPIRRGLPFERFLSIERSQKPDIDLDFDANRREEVFHYLRQRYGEEHVAMVGTFSTYRARSAVRLVGKTLGLPSDLVDRLAKRIPLFCYADDLERAFANAPELRESGFTAHQVQQMLKLCAQIANLPHHLGTHLGGILISREPIDSIVPVQLSPMNRKVVQWDKDDVETAGFVKLDLLSLRMLSAVEHAEGQIRRSVPDFRVSDIPYDDPDTFEMIRAGETIGAFQIESPAQRSLHTRLRSQCQMDIDVSVALIRPGPIRGDMVTPFVNRRNGDDPVHYLHPHLEPILRHTCGVPVFQEQIILIATRLAGFTPGEADQLRKTMTHHRSRQEMERLGRLFVERAVQRGYSAHLAMRVYEWIYGFAGYGFCEAHAASFGDTAYKTAYMLRYYPAQFYAALLSCQPMGYYPPNTLALQARTRGIRLLLPDINRSEIACTVEEGNIRLGWCRVRGMSREEIESLLAARAERPFQSLEDLCRRATLHRDTLERLILCGTFDTWHPNRRQWLMQLPYALAQRQALGNLFPAEALPAPSLQAEDFTAWEKFWYEWEILGLSVDCHVMTFLRDDLQRREILSTADLTMVRDGAWVKLAGLVVCPHRPPTRSGRRVLFVSLEDEFGLVDAVLFEKVYQAYGHWVLTQPLVIVEGHLQRRGRGLSVIVQRVEPYRPVHVTNGFPEPVEQVCLRV from the coding sequence ATGCGTCAGGGAGGCGTACACCTGCACGTACACTCGGGTTTCAGCTTTTTGGACGGAGCCAGCGCGGTAGAGGAGCTGGTTGCCGAGGCGGCGCGATTGGAGATGCCCGCCTTAGCACTGACCGACCACCATGGGGTCTACGGGGCGGTGCGTTTCGCACAAGCCTGTCACCGTCATGGAATCAAGCCCATCGTGGGCGCGGAAGTGACGCTGGAAGACGGTCTCCACCTGACCCTGTTATGTGAGCATCGAAAGGGGTATGCGAATCTATGCCAGCTACTGACACGCGCCCACCTGCAGTCGCCGCGCGGCAAGGCGCAGGTACGCTTGGAATGGCTGGAGCGATATGCTGAAGGTCTGATTGCGCTGACCGGGTGTCGTCTGGGCAGGTTGACCTATCTGTTGCGGGCGCAACGCTATCTGGAAGCACGGCAATGGCTCGAAACCCTGCGTGCCGTTTTCGGTAAAGAGAACCTGTTCGTGGAACTGCAGCACACCCGCAAGCCTGGCGATGCATGGATAGTCGCCCGCCAGATCGAGGCAGCACAGAGCCTGCAGCTGCCCGTTGTTGCCACCGCGAACGTGCATTACGCCACTGCAGACCGCTTCCCCGCGCATGACCTGCTGACCTGTGCCCGTCTCGGCGTTACGGTCTCGGAGGCACACCCACTGCGTCCCATCAATGACTGCAACACCCTTGCGGACGCGCTGAGCTGGCAGAAGCGGTATCGAGATTGCCCCGAAGCGTGGCAGAACAGCCTGCTTCTTGCCGAACGGTGCGCAGCGGACGTGGTGCCGCTGGGGCGTGATCTGTTCCCCCGCTTCCCCCTGCCACACGGTCAAACCGCCGAGCGGATGCTGCAGCAACTGGTGCGGGAAGGGGCAAAACAACGCTATCCGTCCATCACCGACCAGGTGCGCCGCCGACTGCGACGGGAGCTGCATGTGATTTGCACGCTGGGATACGCTGACTTTTTCCTTGCCGTGTGGGAGCTGACCCGCTTCGCCCGAGAGCAGCACATCCGCTGGGCGGCACGAGGCTCCGTCTCCGACAGCGCGGTCGCCTACTGTCTGGGTATCAGCGATATCGACCCCATCCGACGCGGACTCCCCTTCGAGCGGTTCCTTTCTATCGAGCGCAGCCAGAAGCCCGATATCGACCTTGACTTCGACGCCAACCGCCGCGAGGAGGTCTTCCACTACTTGCGTCAACGCTACGGCGAGGAGCATGTGGCGATGGTGGGAACATTCTCCACCTACCGCGCCCGCTCCGCTGTGCGACTGGTTGGCAAAACGCTGGGCTTGCCCTCGGACCTGGTAGACCGTCTGGCGAAACGCATCCCCCTGTTCTGCTATGCCGACGACCTGGAGCGCGCCTTTGCGAACGCGCCCGAGCTGCGTGAAAGCGGCTTCACCGCCCATCAGGTACAACAGATGCTGAAACTGTGCGCCCAGATTGCCAACCTGCCGCACCATCTGGGCACGCATCTGGGCGGGATACTCATCAGCCGCGAGCCTATCGACAGCATTGTGCCTGTGCAGCTGTCCCCGATGAACCGCAAGGTCGTGCAATGGGATAAGGACGACGTGGAAACAGCGGGTTTCGTCAAACTCGACCTGCTCTCCCTGCGGATGCTCTCTGCCGTCGAACACGCTGAAGGGCAGATTCGGCGCAGTGTTCCCGACTTCCGCGTGAGCGACATCCCCTACGATGACCCCGATACCTTCGAGATGATACGCGCAGGCGAAACCATCGGGGCGTTTCAGATAGAGAGCCCAGCGCAACGTAGCCTGCATACACGCCTGCGCTCGCAGTGCCAGATGGATATCGACGTCAGCGTGGCGCTGATACGCCCGGGACCCATCCGCGGCGACATGGTTACTCCCTTTGTCAACCGCCGCAACGGAGACGATCCCGTGCATTATTTGCACCCCCATCTGGAACCCATCCTGCGCCATACCTGCGGCGTGCCCGTGTTCCAGGAACAGATTATTCTCATCGCCACGCGCCTTGCAGGCTTCACCCCCGGCGAGGCAGACCAGCTGCGCAAGACGATGACCCACCACCGCTCCCGACAGGAGATGGAGCGATTGGGCAGACTGTTTGTGGAGCGCGCTGTGCAGCGGGGATACAGCGCACATCTGGCGATGCGGGTGTATGAGTGGATTTATGGCTTCGCAGGCTATGGTTTCTGTGAGGCGCACGCCGCCAGCTTCGGTGACACCGCCTACAAGACCGCCTACATGCTGCGTTACTACCCCGCGCAGTTTTACGCCGCGCTGCTCAGCTGCCAGCCGATGGGCTACTATCCCCCGAATACCCTGGCGCTGCAGGCGCGAACGCGCGGCATCCGCCTGTTACTGCCCGACATTAACCGCAGTGAGATTGCCTGCACAGTGGAAGAGGGCAACATCCGTCTTGGGTGGTGCCGCGTGCGGGGAATGAGCCGCGAGGAGATAGAGAGCCTGTTGGCAGCGCGTGCCGAACGGCCGTTCCAATCCTTAGAAGACCTGTGTCGTCGCGCCACACTGCACAGAGATACCCTGGAGCGGCTAATCCTGTGTGGAACCTTCGATACATGGCATCCTAACCGCCGACAGTGGCTGATGCAACTTCCATACGCCCTGGCTCAGCGGCAGGCCCTGGGCAATCTGTTCCCTGCCGAAGCCCTACCAGCGCCCTCCCTGCAAGCGGAGGATTTTACGGCATGGGAGAAGTTCTGGTATGAGTGGGAGATACTGGGGCTGAGCGTGGATTGCCATGTGATGACCTTCCTGCGCGACGACCTGCAACGTCGGGAGATCCTGAGTACCGCCGACCTGACGATGGTGCGCGACGGCGCGTGGGTGAAACTCGCGGGGTTGGTTGTCTGTCCCCATCGCCCGCCGACGCGCAGTGGGCGTCGAGTGCTGTTCGTCTCTCTGGAGGATGAGTTCGGACTGGTAGATGCCGTGCTGTTCGAGAAGGTGTATCAGGCGTACGGGCACTGGGTGCTGACGCAGCCGCTGGTTATCGTGGAAGGGCACCTGCAACGGCGTGGACGCGGGTTGAGTGTGATTGTGCAGCGCGTGGAACCCTATCGCCCTGTGCATGTCACCAACGGCTTTCCCGAGCCTGTGGAGCAGGTCTGCCTGCGGGTGTAA
- the rodA gene encoding rod shape-determining protein RodA: MNRRFLRELDWATILLALALCAWGLLMIYSARRAQGDGLFFVRKQAIAMGIGIIAMFLVASRPIQTWLRWTRWFYALNIGLLFYVDFFGKTTKGAQRWIPLPGGFNLQPSEMAKLFVILTLAAWLASREEQIRSPQLVLKSLAYIGVPVLLIFKQPDLGTSLVVMAIWFGMMMLAGANLKHLGIVLLAGLVAFIALWHTGVLEDYQKNRFIAFLNPERDPRGSGYQILQARIAVGSGQVFGKGLFRGTQNELLFIPEQHTDFIFTVVAEETGFAGSIALLSAYALLLWRFLRLILQSHRLYVRLIAAGVTTFFAYHIIVNTGMVVGILPVVGVWLPFVSFGGTAVITCFVALGLMQAIHRQQYEVMF; the protein is encoded by the coding sequence ATGAATCGGAGATTTTTGCGAGAACTGGACTGGGCGACCATCCTGCTGGCGCTGGCGTTGTGTGCGTGGGGGCTGCTCATGATTTACAGCGCACGCCGGGCGCAAGGGGATGGACTGTTTTTCGTGCGCAAGCAAGCCATTGCGATGGGCATTGGCATTATAGCGATGTTTCTGGTCGCCTCCCGCCCGATACAGACGTGGCTAAGGTGGACGCGCTGGTTTTACGCACTGAATATCGGCTTGCTGTTCTACGTGGACTTTTTCGGCAAGACCACTAAAGGCGCACAGCGATGGATACCCCTTCCGGGAGGCTTCAACCTCCAGCCATCGGAGATGGCGAAACTCTTCGTTATCCTCACGCTGGCTGCCTGGCTTGCCAGCAGAGAAGAGCAGATACGTTCCCCTCAGCTGGTGCTGAAATCCTTAGCGTACATTGGAGTGCCTGTGCTGCTGATATTCAAACAGCCAGACCTGGGCACCTCGCTGGTGGTCATGGCGATATGGTTCGGCATGATGATGCTGGCAGGGGCAAACTTGAAGCATTTAGGCATCGTGTTGCTGGCTGGACTGGTGGCGTTTATTGCGCTGTGGCACACGGGCGTGCTGGAGGATTATCAGAAGAACCGCTTCATCGCCTTTTTGAACCCGGAACGAGACCCGCGTGGCTCGGGCTATCAGATTCTACAGGCGCGGATTGCGGTCGGATCGGGGCAGGTGTTCGGCAAGGGGCTGTTTCGCGGCACGCAGAACGAGCTGCTCTTCATTCCCGAACAGCACACGGACTTCATCTTTACCGTCGTGGCGGAGGAGACGGGCTTTGCAGGTAGTATCGCTCTGTTGTCGGCATACGCCTTATTGCTGTGGCGATTCCTGCGCCTCATCTTACAGTCGCACCGCCTGTACGTCAGGCTGATTGCGGCAGGCGTTACCACCTTTTTTGCCTACCATATCATCGTCAATACTGGCATGGTAGTTGGCATCCTGCCAGTGGTGGGGGTATGGCTGCCGTTTGTCAGCTTCGGGGGAACGGCGGTCATCACCTGCTTCGTCGCTCTCGGTTTGATGCAGGCGATACATCGGCAGCAGTATGAAGTGATGTTCTAA
- the deoC gene encoding deoxyribose-phosphate aldolase: MTRAELAKRIDHTLLRPTSTCADIERLCEEALQYHFASVCIQPCWLKIAVRHLQGSDVAVGTVVGFPLGANMSAVKLYEAEQALAAGATELDMVIALPALKSGDWRTVRHEIEQIVALCHSATPAAVLKVIIECCYLTQEEKIQATRAVAEGGADFVKTSTGFGEGGATIDDVSLLRSAAPPPLKVKAAGGIRTLSLALELLQAGADRIGTSSGVTLLQQLEEGT; the protein is encoded by the coding sequence ATGACCCGTGCGGAACTCGCCAAACGCATCGACCACACCCTGCTTCGCCCGACCAGCACCTGCGCCGATATCGAGCGGTTGTGCGAGGAAGCGTTGCAATACCACTTCGCCAGCGTGTGCATCCAGCCATGCTGGTTGAAAATCGCCGTGCGCCACCTGCAGGGAAGCGACGTTGCTGTGGGCACTGTGGTGGGTTTCCCGTTGGGAGCGAACATGTCCGCAGTCAAACTCTATGAGGCGGAGCAGGCTCTGGCGGCGGGGGCTACGGAGCTGGATATGGTGATTGCCCTTCCCGCTTTGAAATCGGGCGACTGGCGCACCGTGCGCCATGAGATCGAGCAGATAGTCGCCCTGTGCCATTCGGCGACCCCTGCCGCTGTGCTCAAGGTGATTATCGAGTGCTGTTACCTGACGCAGGAAGAGAAGATACAGGCAACCCGCGCGGTGGCGGAGGGCGGTGCCGACTTTGTAAAGACATCTACTGGCTTCGGTGAGGGTGGAGCCACCATCGATGATGTGAGCCTGTTGCGTTCTGCGGCTCCTCCTCCGCTGAAAGTAAAGGCGGCAGGAGGGATCCGCACCCTGAGTCTGGCGCTGGAACTGCTTCAGGCGGGTGCAGACCGCATCGGCACCAGCAGCGGGGTGACTCTGC